Genomic window (Vampirovibrionales bacterium):
TCAAGAAACACTGGCAAATCAAACACATTGTGGGAAATGTACCGATATTCCTTTGATGTTCCAGGCTACGGAGTCTGTTTCATCAGAGCAAGCCAGTCTTTCATTGGATCTCAAACCCATTTATCTTGCGGCGTCATGGGAAGTCTATCCCAGTTTATTTCTGGAAACAGCCACCGAAGGGCAACTCCCTCAACCACCACCAATTCTTGATCCGGTTTTAAAAGCTCGCCGCACGATTGTCCTGTTGATTTAACCTCCCTGTGATCTTTTTTAAAAATCACAGAAGGAGGTTATTCGTGTGTTTTCACGTCTATTATCAACAGTCTTAATCATCTATTTTTTGGCAATTCCAGCTTTTGCAGAATCGTTGACGCTGGAGCAAGCCATTGACACCGCCATCCAAAACAATCCCCAATTGAAGGCAGCCAAAGCCAGACTAGGGGTGAGCGATGCCGAAATTAAAACAGCGGGTGCCCGTCCCAACCCGATGGTTGTTTCTGACAATGGGATTGCCGAAGATACTTATCGAGCCGGGATTGAGCAAACTATTGAACTGGGCGGCAAGCGGCGCAAAAGAATTGCCGTGGCCAAAGCCCAATTGACCGTGGTTCAAAGCGAGATTGATCAGGCATGGTTGGAACTCAGAGCCAACGTCAGAAGAGCCTATACTCGTCTGTATTTGACCCAGGAACAGCAGAAAGCCCTTGAGGAGATTTTATCCGGTACAGAGAAGTTATTGTCTGTTTCCCAAAAGCAGGAACAGGCCGGAGATGTTTCCCAACTGGATGTATTGCAGGCGGATATTTCCGTCGTCAATGCTAAAAATGACCTGCAAACTCTGGTCAATCAAAGGGTGGAAGCAAGAAATCACTTAAACTCACTCTTAAACCAGCCCTTGGATACTTCGGTGGCATTGTCTCCCCCAACCTTATACCCAACGTTATTGGAAACCCCTGCCCCATCACTTACAAAATCATCAGATGGGACGCTTCAAGCCAGTGTCGCTAAAACAGATTTTAGCCTGGATAAACTCATTGAAACGGCTTTGTCCCATCGACCGGAAATGTTGCAGAACGAGCGGCAAATGGCAGTAACTGAGAGACAACTTTCCCTGGCCAAGGTCAATCGCATTCCCAACCTTTCGTTGACGGCAGGCCCGGATATTGTGATTCCGGGTGGTGGAGATGAGGGAGGAAAGGCGTTCGGCGCTTTTATTATCGGAACAATGGAATTGCCTGTCTGGAATCGTCAGCAAGGGCCGATTCAAAAAGCTCTGGCAGAACAGGCGCAATTACAGCAAGAGCAAATCGTCCTCAAAAATAAAATTACGCTGGAAGTTACCAATGCCTATAACGCCTTTTATGCCAACCAGGATCGGGTGATGCGGTACGAAACGGAACTGTTCCCCAAAGCCCAGACCGTTGCGGAAAAATCCAGGCGAAGTTTTGAAGAGGGCAAGTCTTCCATTTTGATTCCCCTGCTTGCCCAGAAAGCGTATACAAATACACGGCTAGGGTATCTTCAGGCGATGATGGACTTGCAAAATGCGATCAGTGATTTGGAAAGAGCGGTAGGGACAGGATTATGAAAAAACAAATATTGCTTCTAGTGATGATGGCTACTATCGTTGGATTGAGTGGATGTGCGTCAGAAAAGAAGGAAGAAGCGGAAGGGCATTTGTCCGATGTAATCGAAATCAGTGCCGATGCCGTTAAAAATGCCTCGATTCAAACCCTGACCGTGACAGAGAAAGCGGCCAGCGGTCAGCTTGGAAGTGTTGCGGAAATCCGTGCCAACGAAAACCGAGTGTTTCATATCAACCCGCCGATTCCCGGTCGCGTGGTAGAAGATCGGGTGTTGCTGGGCGATGTGGTGAAACAAGGCCAAGTGGTGGCGATACTCCAAAATGTGGAAGTCGCCAAGGTGAATGCCGAATTTATTCACCAGCTTCACCAGAACGAGGTGGATGCCCGGCAAGCCAGAACCAGACTGGGGCTGGCCAAAAAGAATCTGGATCGTGAAAAGAAATTGCTCGAAGAAGGAATCAGCCCTCGTAAAGACTATATTCAAGCGGAGGCGGATTACCAATTGGCGCAATCGGAGATGGAAGGATTGCAAGAGCATGCCGTTCATATCAAGTCCGAAGCCAAAGCGTTATTGGGTGCTTATGGCAGCCGTTTAGGAAACGTCCATTCGGAACGAATTAACAGTAGCAGTGCTTTGACAAGTCCCCGCTCCGGCATTGTCACTAAAAAGAATGTGGTGGCCGGGGATATGGTTAATCCCGAAGAAACCTTATATGAAGTGGCGGATTTAAATCAAGTCTGGTTGGATATTACCCTATACCCCAAGGACATCGAACGGGTGAAACTGGCTCAGAAAGTCACGTTTACCAGTGATGCCATCCCTGGAAAGACATTCTCCGGGGTTATCAATTACCTGCAACCCGCCGCTTCGGAAACCAGCCAAACGTTTGTTGCCAGAGTCTTCCTGGACAACCCTGGCCTTATCTTAAAGCCGGGTTTGTTGGGACAGGCCGTTATTCAAACGGAAGCTCACGAACCGCAAGCATTTATACCGGAAGCGGCTGTTCAAACCTACGGCAAGGAAACCTTTGTGTTTCTGGTTAAAGGAGAAGGCAAATTCCAGAAACGAACGGTGGAACTGGGTGACAAGGTGGCTGGCGGCTACTTGGTGGAAAGCGGTCTTGCAGCCGGTGATAAGGTTGTTGGAAAAGGCAGCTTTACTCTGAAAGCCGAGATGCTGAAAAGCCAGTTTGCGGAAGAGGAATAACCGATGGAAAACTTTCTCTCAAGCCTCATTAAACAACGGCTTTTAATCTGCATTGTCTTTTTCCTGTGCATTCTTGGCGGCGTGATTTCCTTTAAAAATCTGCCCATCGATGCCTTTCCCGATCTCACCAACAATCAAGTTCAGGTTCTGACCGAAGCGCCTGGAATGGCTCCGGTTGAAGCGGAACAATTGGTGACGGTTCCTATTGAATCCATTATGAATGGTCTCCCAAAAGTGGCAGAGGTTCGCTCTATTTCCAAGTTTGGGCTGTCCGTCGTCACGGTAGTCTTTGAAGACAATGTGGATACTTATTTTGCAAGACAGTTAGTAAACGAACGACTGCAAAGCGCCAAGTCCCGCTTGCCGGACAATATCAACCCGGAACTGGGGCCAATCACCACCGGGATGGGTGAAATTTATCAGTATGTGGTGGAAGGTCACGGCTATTCAGCAACAGACTTGAAGACACTGCATGATTGGGAAATCAAGTATCAGCTTCGCACCGTGCCGGGTGTCAATGAAATCAATACCTGGGGTGGCTTTACCCAGGAATATCAGGTGACGGTCTTCCCGGAAAAGCTGATGCAGTTCGGCTTAACGATGAATGATGTATTTGAGGCGCTTAAAAATAACAACGATAATTTTAGCGGCGGGATTATTGAACACCATTCGGAGCAATACATTGTTCGGGGCTTGGGGCGCATCAATAGCCTGGAAGATATCGGCAATATTCTGATTAAAAAACAGGGAGAAGCGCCGATCCCTATCAATCAGGTGGCCCGGCTGGAATACGGGAAAGCCCTTCGCCAAGGGGCTGTCACCAAGGACGGCATGGGAGAAGTTGTTACCGGCATTGTGATGATGCTCAAGGGAGAAAACAGCCGTGAGGTGATTGAACGAGTCAAAGAGAAGATGGCGGAAATCAAGAAGGGTCTCCCGGAAGGGATTCATCTTCACGCTTTTTATGACCAGACCCAGTTGGTAGAGCAAACCATCAAGACCGTCGAAACCAACTTGATAGAGGGCGGCATGCTGGTCATCGTGGTGTTGCTGGTGATGCTGGGCAATCTTCGGGCAGCTTTGATTGTGGCATCCGTCATTCCTATTTCCATGATGTTTTCGTTTATGGGAATGAAAGCCTTGGGCCTCAGCGCCAACATTATGAGCTTGGGGGCCATCGACTTCGGGATGATTGTGGATGGTTCTATCGTGATGGTGGAAAACACGGTACGAAAGCTCTCTCACCCGGATAACCCCAAGTCGTCAACGTTTGAGGTTATTCAAGATTCTTTAAAGGAAATGGCCCGACCTATTCTGTTCGGGATTTTAATCATCACCGTGGTTTATATGCCCATCCTGGCCCTGGAGGGGATGGAGTACAAGATGTTCTCCCCGATGGTGTTCACTGTCTGCTTCGCTCTGTTGGGGTCTCTCATCACGGCAATGACCCTGGTTCCGGTTTTGTGCAGTTTCTTTCTCAAAGGGAAGGTGACGGAAAAAGAAAGCTTTGTTATCAAGGCGGTTCGTGAACCTTATTTGAAACTGTTGGATAAAGCTTTGAACAACCGACAAAAGACGGTTGGCATTGCGGTTATTCTGTTTGTTCTTACGATGGCTTCACTCCCGTTTATGGGTACTGAATTTGTACCGGAATTGGATGAAGGGGATTTGATTATTGAAGTACGGAATATCCCCAGCATTTCATTGAATGAAGCAACGGTCGTCAGCACTCGCATTGAGAAAGTGGTCAAGCAAGTACCGGAAGTCGTCACTGTTGTTTCTAAAACTGGACGGCCAGACTTGGCAACTGACCCAATGGGTGTGTATCAAACCGATGTCTATGTCATGCTCAAACCCAAAAATCAGTGGTCTTGGGGACGCACCAAGGAGAATATCGTTGAGGAACTGTCGGAGCGGCTCAATCAGAATATACCGGGAACCAGTTTCAACTTTACCCAGCCCATTGCCATGCGGGTGGATGAATTGGTCTCCGGGGTGCGCTCCGATATTGCCGTTAAGCTATTTGGCGATGACATCAACATCCTGATGGCTAAAGCGAGTGAGATTGAAAAAGTGGTTCGGACAGTTAAAGGCGTTGCTGATTTACAAGTTGAAAAACTGTCTGGGAGCGGCCAGTTGTTGATTACACCGGATCGTCAGAAGATGGCCCGGTATGGGGTCAACATTGCTGATATTCGGATATTGGTGGAAACAGCGATTTTGGGAACGCCGGTGTCAGAAGTGCTGGATGGGAAAAAGCGGTTTACT
Coding sequences:
- a CDS encoding efflux RND transporter periplasmic adaptor subunit; protein product: MKKQILLLVMMATIVGLSGCASEKKEEAEGHLSDVIEISADAVKNASIQTLTVTEKAASGQLGSVAEIRANENRVFHINPPIPGRVVEDRVLLGDVVKQGQVVAILQNVEVAKVNAEFIHQLHQNEVDARQARTRLGLAKKNLDREKKLLEEGISPRKDYIQAEADYQLAQSEMEGLQEHAVHIKSEAKALLGAYGSRLGNVHSERINSSSALTSPRSGIVTKKNVVAGDMVNPEETLYEVADLNQVWLDITLYPKDIERVKLAQKVTFTSDAIPGKTFSGVINYLQPAASETSQTFVARVFLDNPGLILKPGLLGQAVIQTEAHEPQAFIPEAAVQTYGKETFVFLVKGEGKFQKRTVELGDKVAGGYLVESGLAAGDKVVGKGSFTLKAEMLKSQFAEEE
- a CDS encoding efflux RND transporter permease subunit, which encodes MENFLSSLIKQRLLICIVFFLCILGGVISFKNLPIDAFPDLTNNQVQVLTEAPGMAPVEAEQLVTVPIESIMNGLPKVAEVRSISKFGLSVVTVVFEDNVDTYFARQLVNERLQSAKSRLPDNINPELGPITTGMGEIYQYVVEGHGYSATDLKTLHDWEIKYQLRTVPGVNEINTWGGFTQEYQVTVFPEKLMQFGLTMNDVFEALKNNNDNFSGGIIEHHSEQYIVRGLGRINSLEDIGNILIKKQGEAPIPINQVARLEYGKALRQGAVTKDGMGEVVTGIVMMLKGENSREVIERVKEKMAEIKKGLPEGIHLHAFYDQTQLVEQTIKTVETNLIEGGMLVIVVLLVMLGNLRAALIVASVIPISMMFSFMGMKALGLSANIMSLGAIDFGMIVDGSIVMVENTVRKLSHPDNPKSSTFEVIQDSLKEMARPILFGILIITVVYMPILALEGMEYKMFSPMVFTVCFALLGSLITAMTLVPVLCSFFLKGKVTEKESFVIKAVREPYLKLLDKALNNRQKTVGIAVILFVLTMASLPFMGTEFVPELDEGDLIIEVRNIPSISLNEATVVSTRIEKVVKQVPEVVTVVSKTGRPDLATDPMGVYQTDVYVMLKPKNQWSWGRTKENIVEELSERLNQNIPGTSFNFTQPIAMRVDELVSGVRSDIAVKLFGDDINILMAKASEIEKVVRTVKGVADLQVEKLSGSGQLLITPDRQKMARYGVNIADIRILVETAILGTPVSEVLDGKKRFTLRVKFPEGSSIEPEAIERLLIETANGPRIPLAQVAKVEIGQGLEVVNREFGQRRIIVQSNVRGRDIGSFVKEGQEKIEKAVKLPPGYYIEWGGQFENQQRAMNKLMLVVPLSILIIFFLLMATFSSYKHALLVMLNVPFALIGGVIALWVRGMYLNVPACIGFIALFGVAVLNGLVLVSYINQLRVEGKDLLTAIREGTETRLRPVLMTALVATLGFMPMALSTGSGAEVQKPLATVVIGGLITSTLLTLVVLPVIYSWLSEKEEDVYGT
- a CDS encoding TolC family protein codes for the protein MFSRLLSTVLIIYFLAIPAFAESLTLEQAIDTAIQNNPQLKAAKARLGVSDAEIKTAGARPNPMVVSDNGIAEDTYRAGIEQTIELGGKRRKRIAVAKAQLTVVQSEIDQAWLELRANVRRAYTRLYLTQEQQKALEEILSGTEKLLSVSQKQEQAGDVSQLDVLQADISVVNAKNDLQTLVNQRVEARNHLNSLLNQPLDTSVALSPPTLYPTLLETPAPSLTKSSDGTLQASVAKTDFSLDKLIETALSHRPEMLQNERQMAVTERQLSLAKVNRIPNLSLTAGPDIVIPGGGDEGGKAFGAFIIGTMELPVWNRQQGPIQKALAEQAQLQQEQIVLKNKITLEVTNAYNAFYANQDRVMRYETELFPKAQTVAEKSRRSFEEGKSSILIPLLAQKAYTNTRLGYLQAMMDLQNAISDLERAVGTGL